DNA from Ziziphus jujuba cultivar Dongzao chromosome 2, ASM3175591v1:
TGTGAATGGCGTTTGTAATTGCTAACATATTCAATCATTCCTTGATGCTTTATAGCCTTAATTTGTTTCAGATCATATCaaaatgcaacttttttttatctcaacTTTATATACTTCTTACTTTCTTATATAtcaatatctttatttttatacttcTTATATAATTGTTCATTGCATAAAACATAAGATTTCGTATATTCTTTACACAATAACATGAATATCACGCATATTTGATCTTGTCACACATATTTGATCCCCTAATTGCATGCGTTTGTAATTGTTAACATTCAATAGTTCCTTGATGCTTTATAGCTTTAATTTGTGTCTGATCATAtcaaaatacaatatttattaaactaatattcttttttttggtttttctttaacCACTTTTTTCACCATCAAATCGACATTCATTTATtccatttcttcccttttttttggtCGGCCTCTTTTATTCCATTTGATTGGTATGTTTGTTACAAGTTTTCATTCTGTCAGATAGGGGATTCACCATTTGCAAAGCTTTATCTctgatatgtatattttattatttgtttccactaattaatatttattatcttaaaAATCTTCCCCCCACTTTCGTTTTCTATACGTAAACAGTATCACAATAAATTTGGTGTTGTTTCCAATACTCGAGGAGTAAAATGGGAAATTTCATCAAGCATTATCATCCCacatcaaatataatttatagtgTAGTGCACTACACGTGTATATCACGATTAGTAACAACTTTCTCCAATGAAATTTCATTTCGaaacaactaaaaaatattttatattaagtcAAAATTGTAATATCATTTTCAATTCCTCTCcccaaaaaatttgaaactcttttattattattattattttttgtatatatattttgtaatgaCACATGCTTTACGGTACATgttaatatttgaatattttcaaagataaagaaaacacaaaacagACTGACAATTTGATCATTatcagaaaaggaaaaaaaaaaaaaaacatagattaTTAAACTAGTTTTATAAAAGGTTCCCATATATACACCTACAGAATTAATCTAGACTGACATCATGTGGATTAGCTCAATGTGAGCCTCTATATCTAAAaatcactattttttttaaaaaaaaacttatatatttaaaatctcTAAGTATTAAAAAAGAATCTACAGGTGTAGATGCTGGTACAGCCTCAAATCGACCCACACccaattactttatttttttaaagtgtgAATGCATTAGATTCCAACTActtcaattaatttttccacCTCTACCCTCCCAAATGTGTCCTCCACAGTTTTAGATCTTTTCCAACATTCTCTTTCTATAAATACCCCTCTAACATTGGCGTGTGCCCTCCACACTCTCATCATCCATTTCTCTCTTTGCGTGTGACCACCACACTCCTTTTTCCAACTTTCTCTCAAATTTCTCATTTCATCCATGGCTTCCACTCAACCCAccacccaccaccaccaccaccaccaatccCTCAAAGAACTCAAACCCACAAATCCACCCAAAGATATTGAATCACAACCCAatccaaagaaagaagaagaacaacaagaagaagaaagtattGGGTTGGTGGTGGATTACTCCAAAAGGGCCCAAGTTCTTAGAGCTGCTGTTTTAGGTGCCAATGATGGTTTGCTCTCCACAGCCTCCCTCATGATGGGTGTCGGGGCGGTCCGCAAAGACGCCAAGATCATGATCTTGACCGGCTTCGCGGGCCTTGTCGCCGGTGCCTGTAGCATGGCAATTGGTGAGTTTGTATCTGTCTACTCACAATATGATATTGAGGTTTCTCAGATGAAGAGGGAAGGGAATGAGACGGAGACCAGAAAGGAGAAGCTTCCGAACCCGTTTAAGGCAGCGTTGGCGTCGGCGATTTCGTTTGTGGTAGGGGCTTTGGTGCCTTTGTTAGGTGCTTGTTTTGTGAAGGATTACAAGGTGAGGTTGGGGGTGGTTGTAGGGGTTGTGAGCCTTGCTTTGTTAGGGTTTGGAGCACTTGGTGCAGTTTTGGGGAAAGCACCTCCTGTAAAGTCTTCATTAAGGGTTTTGTTTGGAGGATGGTTGGCTATGGGAATCACTTTTGGTTTGACAAAAGCAATTGGTTCTGCTTCTGTTGAACtataaattttgcaattttattatttatgtcaaaatcattttgtaggttGTATACTTTTATGTTAAATTAGTATATGTGTATGGCTTTTATATATtgtgttaattttctttttgatataaTTGATATTCCATGTTTTCGTTGATGTTGTTTCAAATTTTCTGTGAAAATATCAAATTGCTATGATCATGAGCACCTTGTActcttttctttactttttttctttttctttttctttttatttttatttttatatagttatcAGATATTTCGGATCTGAAGGTCATGAAGTTTGTAACGAATGTTCCTGATTTTGAGGTGCACAAATATGTACTGAaccttattttctattttctattttttttttgtatatatatatatatatttgttttatttgtaggactttaaatttgtttagatctaaataataataataatatcagaTCTGATCCAAATAAAGCCTATAAAGGTAATTCGAAAATAAGGAGTTTTCTATTGAATGTTATGCACCGACTAATTTTCTCCCATATATGTatggtgtttatttatttatttatttatttatctttttgtttttaatgtcaaaaccgtatatatatatatatatacacataacatGGCATTATCTTAATGAGAAaggaaagcaaaaataaaaattataatttgcatttttttaattgggACGGGACccgtaaaagaaaaaaagataaaaaagcaaaaaaaggaaaagggcgagagaaaaaggagaaaagcatcttaagcatatatatatatatgtaatgggATACTTCAAGGACCTTCCACTTAAAGCCAAATTAAATACAGTGATCTTccattaaaaaaccaaaaaattgtgATCAATTATACATATAGCAATGTGAATCTGATTGATCAAGGCCACTGCATTCtgtatctcctttttttttttcctttttttttttttttttggctcccTTGGGTTAAGTCTGTAAAGCTTGAAATAAATATTAGGAAAAaaacatgaaaagaaaatgatagcCACTAAgaaggataaataaataaataaataaataaagtgggAGAAACAAAGCAGGATAAAAAAGGAGGGTTCTTATTTTAAAGAAAGTTTCACTAGCTGTTTCTTATGATATTGGAGGTGAAagtttctattaattaattataaaaattaaaatataaacgatttaaaaaaataaaaaaattaatcacaaATGAAAACTATCCACATATGAGATAAAGGAGTAGgcatttacaaaaataatgtGTTAAGTACATTACACATTAGCTTTCCTCTTAACAAAATACAGATAGTTGTATGTCTGTTGGGCGAAaaacataattaacaaaaacattttatgaaaCCTTGAGTCTTTTTCTTCTcgtcttgaaaaaaaaattaataaataaaagaacatttTATGAAACTTGAGTCACATATAGTTCTATGTatgctgttaaaaaaaaaaagaaaaaaagaattaaataaaaagttgatcctgaaaaaataatataaagacattttatgaatattgaatcttcttcttcttctctacaTGTtgcatcaaaaaataataaaaaaacattttatagaAACTTACgtcttctttttcatcttctctgtatgttacataaaaaataaaaaaaataaaaaacttgagtcttctttttcttcttaaaaaaaaattaaaagaaaacattttatgaaaactttattttgaaaaaaaattaaaaaaaaaaacattttatgaaaaCTTGAGTCGTAGATAGCTTTATGAGTGCCTGTATGCcacataaaaaaacaattaaaaaacattttatgaaaaCTTGAGTCTTCTCCTTGCTCttcttgaaaaaataataaaaaaaccagtcttcttcttcttttggaaaaaaaaaaaaaacaaagggtcttcttcttcttcttaaatcttgccttcttctcttcttctttaaaaaaatatcttcttcttcttcttcttcttcttcttcttcttcagtcttgtcttcttcttcttttcttcttgagtcttcttcttctttcaaaaaaaaaaaaaaaagtcttcttcttgtagaaaagttattataaatatatgtaagaaAGATTTTGTATGTTAATTGCCTTTACCTAATTTTTGTATGAAAATATTGGCAAGGCTAAGAGTTATTCTTCTACtacaaaattattgtaaaaatatataagaaagaCTCTATATGTTAATTGCCTTTACTTTTCATAAGAAAATATTGGCAAGACtaaaaattcttcttcttcttcttataaaattattataaatataaataagaaagttTGTGTATATTAATCGCGTTTAGTCTTTATAAGAAAATACTAGCAAGAATAAAAGTTGTTTTTATAAGAAAATCTCTTCgtcttctaaaattattttatatatatatatatatatatatatatataaaacaaagttTCCGTATGTTAGCTACTTTTACTTTTTGTAAGAAAATATTGACAAGATTAaaagttcttcttcttcttttggaaaaattattataaatatatattagaaagtTTTGTATGTTAATTGCCTTTATTTTTAGTAAGAAAATATTGGCAAAACTTAAAAGAGAATTACTGTACTTTAGCTGTGTCATATCAAAGTAgaagtatttttaattttttttttaacaagaaaAACTATTCTAAATTAACAAATACATGGTTgtgttgtaaaattttttttttttatatatgggacggatttattttctaatgtaagttttaattttaactaTACATACCACGTATCAGTAGCCAATTAAAACGTAAAACCACCTGGATATATAAACGTAATGCCAGCACATAATATATCTGTTATATTTTCCAACACAATAAATTTAATGCGTTTGTCGAATTTAATTTTGGATATTAAAGATGGACCTGGATTCTGCTTTGATTTGTTTTCACCTGGTTTATGTTTGCTTTATATATTAGTCattcatttttctaatttatttaatctaGTGATCAAGATTAAAGCTACATCatttaatattacaattttatATTGTATGACTTGTACATAATCACTATAacttgattttaatattttaggtACAACTGACTTGAGTTCATTTAATATCAGATAATTTATACATGACCATTAAAACTTTATTCATGTGAGACTGACTTGGGTTTTGATTAAAcccaaattttctattttctaaccAAATGTCTCCTATCTTCTTCTCAATCAAattctccatttttttcttgAAGTCCTTGCCCACTCTCCCAGGAACACGTACAAAGAATTTATATTTCACGAAAACATAAGAGAATTTGATGGAAACATGTTCCGTGATTGACTGAAagatttttttacattttcttttcgTTATCACATGGATCTGCTAGATGATTTTCTATGAGGCAACTCTAAATTCCAATCCTAATGTTTCTACTAGTTTTACTAGttttaaataatatggtatATTTCAATACCCTGCTCTTCGGTAGCATCTTCAAAAGTGATGCATAATCATTGGTGTTGCGCTGTCTCAAAATCCATAGAAAGAAATGACGAAATAAGAATTCTTTGAGGGTGTTCCAGTGAGCATGGGAAAGGACTTTTGAGGTTATGGAGAAGAAATAGGGGAATTTGATGTGGGTTTTTTAATCTAAACTCACTTGTGTTGCACaagaatagaattttaatattggtCATGTGCAAATTATGTGATATTAAATGATGTAGGTTTAGTCTATACCATTAGATTGAAtgaattacaaaataatttgcTATGATTAAAAGCAAGCATAAAAAAACCAAGCAAGAGGATTTAAATCCATTAAAGACATAATATTTCAAACTATTATTAgcaatgtatatgtatatatattcatatgtcTATAGGAAGCTTTCACTATACAAAGTTTTTCATCAAagctttttaataaataatctagacccttaattaatataatctaacagtttatatttgtctttttaaaagatttagatTCCTTATATGCATATTCAAACACCCTTTTATGAATtacttaaataatttaatgctTTACAACACTATTTTTCTCTCTTAACTAAATATTTCTATTTCCTAATTAAGCCCCAACCATGTTTCTCTCTCCTCAAAACCcatctatatataaaagaattgtttgtttttctttttttttttttatccctatATTCTTTATTTCTAATCTGGTAGAATCcgttaaaaatccaaaaagaaatatatatatatatatatatatacaatccacTGGAACAAAATATTGTGAGAGAAAACAATGCATGTGGTTCTctatttcttttccttaattttaccattaatttaataaaaaaaatcgagTTAAAGCTAAGAATTTGAATATAtgagaaaaaataacaataaaaaatccatCGGGCTTTCAATATCAAGTCTTCTTTGCATTAATATTTATGCAAAAtgatttaaggaaaaatataaatgaaaaaagaaatctttACCACTTTCATATAAATGCAGTTTAGTAAAAAATTAGctgcaaaattaaattttattagcaAAACCTAGATATCTTACATAATAGCGCAATAGCACTTTCAGATGCAAAAAATGACAGAACAAATTTTCTGCGTTCATTTTCCCACATGCTTACGCTTATATATGCTGTTGGGATTTCCATCTTCTATTAATGTAAGCAACTTTACTCAACCTGTCCTTTGTTTGCGTGTATAAAACTCCAAgcaattgtttttatttcttttatttatttatttattttttaagcttttgGACACACTAATGGATTCTATCAATCAGATTTACAAATTGGTTTTGAGGAGAGAAAAATATGATTGAGGCTTAATTAGGAGAGAGAAatatcaatataatatataaaagaaaaatcgtATGTGACACATGTCACCATATGTTTCTTTCGAATTCCCTCCAAAaacgtattttttttattttatttattatttattatttattatttattatggatatatataattaatttttgatataattatctataattattaaacaattgataaaattacatataataataattttgaaataaatttaaaataaataaaatatttaattttatcttatttaccaaatatatatttttatctttttattattattattattattattatattattattattatttaaaaagagattattattaaaatagtaatttttgaatttaaatttttaggtcattatatagattgatttgTTATCattctataaaaaattatagttatctattatatatttaatcaccaTTTAATGGAACTTAATTATCTCAAAGTCagctataataataataataacaataataaataaataaattatattatgactatttaatatatagaaattaattatttacaagaaattaaaaaaatatttaaatttgaatttgaattctataaatgaaaacatatgaatttaaattaaagtatataaatgcatttgaatttaaatttaaatttcacaaatggaaaaaaatttgatagaaaaattccatagatgaaaaaaaatagaaaggtagatagttttgaatttaaactttataattgaataatattatatataaatatcaaatttataattttttaaaggcTAACCATGGAGTGCTGTATAAGATACATGTAAACATGCTTTATCAACTATGATTTTCATGTTTTAATTCgcctttatttaaaaaatatatttttattttgttgttttttcctCGTACATCAGGAATGTGCAGTCAGCTTCCAAAGGATATGGAAATGAAGAGTAAGAAAAGAATAATATGATAGAAGGCTTATAGAGTTCAATAGCAAGCTTGATGTATTATGTATCAAAGCGTGCCAGGATCTATGATGAGATTCTCTAggacatctctctctctctctcttcagcatatttattttatttattattattattttattattattgacattttaaaaagtttcttttaaattttttttctgtattgaACTCACCATTATTTCAGCATCTTATTGTAGTGGAAAAAAATGGTTAGTTGGCTCTTTCAGTTGGAAACTTTGCTCTCAAACACTCAACTGCATTATATGGTTTAAGTGTTGGAATGTATTGCAACAgtaatattattcttttgaactaaactaaatcaatatctataacaatcttaaataattaaaatatccaaaaaaaaaaaaagagggataattatctatatttttttccctaaaaaataagccaatATTTTTTCTGCCTATCCTTTCTGCTCTAtgcatttttctatttataatattcAATCAAATTATATACCATCTAAAACACTATTTCATGCTAAAAAacattatctttttctttttcttttttttttattaattccatatctaaaaaacaaaatcaatagtcaaagtccttttcattcAACcaatctttatttgatttattttttttattaaatattaagttTCTTTATGCATTATGTCTATAACAATTTCATATTGCATAATAAGACGGCAGTACATTTTATCAGacactttttaattatttttatattttataaccttttttttttccccaaaatgagaatctatatatttttattattgaagatattttatataaaattctatatactaatatatatttatatatggatatgcaattaatataattttattgtaaaataataagactaatatatgataattaataataaaattgatctttttaacataaatttaaagtgaataatgtatttttctatgtttttttaaaaggtgctcaaaatgtacttatatatatctatatctatatatctatataatatattaaaaaaaaaaagaagagatgtGTCACGTGTCAGTATACTCTTTTTTCAAATTccctcaaaaattatttttttattttgattttatcttaccttttataattgtacccaattatatataaaatcaatttttgttttaaaataaattttaaataaa
Protein-coding regions in this window:
- the LOC107418518 gene encoding vacuolar iron transporter homolog 4, giving the protein MASTQPTTHHHHHHQSLKELKPTNPPKDIESQPNPKKEEEQQEEESIGLVVDYSKRAQVLRAAVLGANDGLLSTASLMMGVGAVRKDAKIMILTGFAGLVAGACSMAIGEFVSVYSQYDIEVSQMKREGNETETRKEKLPNPFKAALASAISFVVGALVPLLGACFVKDYKVRLGVVVGVVSLALLGFGALGAVLGKAPPVKSSLRVLFGGWLAMGITFGLTKAIGSASVEL